Proteins encoded in a region of the Diospyros lotus cultivar Yz01 chromosome 9, ASM1463336v1, whole genome shotgun sequence genome:
- the LOC127809477 gene encoding uncharacterized protein LOC127809477 isoform X1, translated as MYGPTYFSFWNIISLGIWLISFSRIVICKSFQDNTISVPSPPVTTAAPAFLTNSFPSLSSQSCSFIGPFLSISVSASPLQTSSGFNSGLNSANTQSSLLSVSVGPSFTHTNALFPQPYNAPFFSQPKASNAQPVRPQVGENLFSIIAPLFSVNNLPGCTHANQPSLSTPLQPTLTTQLAPTFTTSHFPQSSTGLRGFESITSGCCQSTFSQLVYLRSDAQSTVPVQPAPNVSPFGALPTMARLDLHLRFSTEFLACLCLISLQLLEGGHPC; from the exons ATGTATGGGCCCACCTACTTCAGCTTTTGGAACATCATCTCTCTTGGCATCTGGCTCATCTCTTTTTCCCGGATCGTCATCTGCAAATCCTTTCAGGATAACACCATTTCCGTACCTTCTCCTCCTGTAACAACGGCAGCCCCTGCATTTCTGACCAATAGTTTTCCATCTTTGTCTAGCCAATCATGCTCATTTATAGGAccatttctctctatctctgttTCCGCTTCACCTTTGCAAACATCTTCTGGATTTAACTCTGGTTTGAATTCTGCGAACACACAATCATCCCTACTATCTGTGTCCGTCGGACCCTCATTCACACATACAAATGCTTTGTTTCCACAACCATACAATGCCCCTTTCTTCAGTCAACCAAAAGCCTCTAATGCACAACCAGTTCGTCCTCAAGTGGGGGAAAACTTATTTTCTATTATAGCACCTCTGTTTTCTGTGAACAATCTGCCTGGTTGTACTCATGCTAAT CAGCCCTCTTTATCTACTCCTTTGCAGCCAACTCTGACAACTCAGCTGGCACCTACTTTTACTACTAGCCATTTTCCTCAATCATCAACAG GTTTACGTGGCTTTGAGAGCATTACATCCGGATGTTGTCAGAGCACCTTTAGTCAACT TGTGTATCTCAGGTCTGATGCTCAGAGCACTGTGCCAGTGCAGCCAGCACCTAATGTGAGCCCTTTTGGAGCTTTACCTACAATGGCCAGGCTGGATCTACATCTCCGGTTCAGTACGGAATTTCTAGCATGCCT GTGTCTGATAAGCCTGCAGCTGTTGGAAGGGGGTCATCCTTGCTGA
- the LOC127809477 gene encoding nuclear pore complex protein NUP98B-like isoform X2, translated as MPVSDKPAAVGRGSSLLTLRHLSRRRIMLPVRNYDAKSDGPKVPFFSSDEMAAAPKADALLVPRENPRALVILPDERLPLRSMKEKMSHLAFPSFHVYKNDHLAENSPDITAGHGGCRSFQIEQEALWWNGWKHL; from the exons ATGCCT GTGTCTGATAAGCCTGCAGCTGTTGGAAGGGGGTCATCCTTGCTGACGCTTAGACACTTGTCTCGAAGACGGATTATGTTACCAGTTCGGAATTATGATGCTAAAAGTGATGGCCCAA AGGTGCCATTTTTTAGTAGTGATGAAATGGCTGCTGCACCCAAGGCAGACGCTTTATTAGTTCCAAGGGAGAACCCAAGAGCTTTAGTTATACTTCCAGATGAACGGTTGCCCCTGCGGTCTATGAAGGAGAAAATGTCTCATTTGGCATTTCCATCCTTCCATGTGTATAAGAATG ATCATTTGGCTGAAAATAGTCCTGACATCACTGCAGGACATGGAGGGTGCCGATCCTTCCAAATTGAACAAGAAGCCTTATGGTGGAACGGGTGGAAGCACTTATGA